The following are from one region of the Halobacteriovorax vibrionivorans genome:
- a CDS encoding DUF3419 family protein translates to MAKYFTDKLNYSLANEDIELEANICKKLKPKSIGSICGAGPRGLYLLPQTGCQLDLFDVSEIQIEWARAYEKAICELDEVSFLRAYHDDSSILKSIGINIELHDILDSNEIAALAGSWEKTFLKFSKLARKILGHKLIRQLKNCQSIEEQKYIITSTSFSVRWTVVLAIVGNKAMMNSLLYSGDFIKKNLKESYVKFYRSRFARLFSTTLIKDNFFLSLCLFGEVTLTNTPLRCRSFNGLQTSVKESEIHYQIGDIVSTLSNGEKQYDYFSYSDVPSYFDDELGNNFIQKAKPSIKVGGVICVRYYLRVFEPDLAGFEDITDQFSSEIKNEKVGVYNIKLYRRIA, encoded by the coding sequence ATGGCGAAATATTTTACTGATAAACTTAATTATTCATTAGCTAACGAAGACATTGAGCTAGAGGCCAATATTTGTAAAAAGTTGAAGCCCAAGAGCATTGGTTCTATTTGTGGAGCAGGACCTCGCGGTCTCTACTTATTACCTCAAACTGGCTGTCAGCTCGATTTATTCGATGTCTCAGAGATTCAGATTGAATGGGCGAGGGCCTATGAGAAGGCCATTTGTGAGCTAGATGAAGTAAGCTTTCTTCGTGCTTATCACGATGATTCATCGATTTTAAAGAGTATTGGAATAAATATTGAGCTTCACGATATTCTTGATAGTAATGAAATTGCTGCCCTGGCCGGAAGTTGGGAGAAAACTTTTCTTAAGTTTTCTAAACTTGCCAGAAAGATTCTTGGCCACAAACTTATTCGCCAGTTAAAGAATTGCCAAAGTATAGAAGAGCAGAAATATATCATCACTTCAACTTCGTTTAGCGTGCGCTGGACGGTGGTTTTGGCCATTGTTGGTAATAAGGCCATGATGAATTCTTTACTTTATAGTGGGGATTTTATTAAAAAGAACTTGAAAGAAAGTTATGTGAAATTCTATCGTTCACGCTTTGCCCGACTTTTTTCTACAACTTTGATAAAGGATAATTTCTTCCTAAGTCTATGTCTGTTTGGTGAAGTAACGTTGACGAATACGCCTCTTAGGTGTCGAAGCTTCAATGGCCTTCAAACAAGTGTAAAAGAATCTGAAATACATTATCAAATAGGTGATATCGTCTCTACTTTATCAAATGGCGAAAAACAATATGATTATTTTTCATATTCTGATGTTCCAAGTTATTTTGATGATGAGCTTGGAAATAACTTTATTCAAAAGGCCAAGCCTTCAATTAAAGTTGGTGGAGTAATTTGTGTTCGCTACTATCTAAGAGTATTTGAGCCTGATCTTGCAGGCTTTGAGGATATTACAGATCAATTTTCTTCAGAGATTAAAAATGAGAAGGTTGGTGTTTATAATATTAAACTTTATCGAAGAATCGCATAA